One segment of Luteitalea sp. DNA contains the following:
- a CDS encoding DUF2384 domain-containing protein encodes MTANSEAIVDLLGGARRLGATRRASGPAQTLLHEQALVGFDSSAVKALVERLPVSRGTLAKLLNTSEKTLERRLVRHGRLTTAESNALVRVARVVSLAKRLLKTDGGVSRWLSREQPGLAGRVPLDLMRTEAGASEVELLLDRLYHGVLP; translated from the coding sequence ATGACCGCGAATAGTGAAGCCATTGTGGATCTCTTGGGTGGGGCGCGCCGACTGGGCGCGACACGGCGAGCGTCCGGGCCCGCACAGACCCTTCTACACGAGCAGGCTCTGGTCGGCTTCGACAGCTCGGCGGTGAAGGCATTGGTCGAGCGCTTGCCTGTTTCGCGCGGCACCCTTGCGAAGCTACTCAATACGAGCGAAAAGACGCTGGAGCGTCGTCTGGTCCGGCACGGGCGTTTGACGACGGCGGAGAGTAATGCCCTGGTGCGCGTGGCGCGTGTCGTGAGCCTGGCGAAGCGGTTGCTCAAGACCGATGGCGGCGTGAGCCGCTGGCTCTCGCGTGAACAACCGGGGCTCGCGGGTCGCGTGCCGCTCGATCTGATGCGAACCGAAGCGGGCGCCTCGGAAGTCGAGCTACTGCTCGATCGCCTTTACCATGGCGTCCTGCCGTGA
- a CDS encoding RES domain-containing protein, which translates to MIVWRVISADFRASPLSAEGARRLGGRWNPPGVAVLYTASTEALAYLERFVHLGPELAESPHLMVKIEVPGNALSLERTALPTNWKAVPVPASVQAIGGKWVNEGRALALSVPSVLSESDRNILLNAAHAEYPKVRIVEKRPFVYDPRMWKLTAAPQAHPSPHRRR; encoded by the coding sequence GTGATCGTCTGGCGCGTCATCTCCGCCGATTTTCGGGCAAGTCCGCTCTCAGCTGAGGGGGCACGCCGCCTCGGCGGTCGCTGGAATCCTCCCGGCGTGGCGGTTCTCTACACGGCAAGCACTGAAGCGCTCGCGTATCTGGAGCGCTTCGTTCACCTCGGCCCGGAGCTCGCGGAGTCGCCCCATCTCATGGTGAAGATTGAAGTGCCGGGCAACGCCTTGTCGCTCGAGCGCACGGCGCTACCAACGAATTGGAAGGCGGTACCGGTTCCAGCGAGCGTCCAGGCAATCGGCGGCAAGTGGGTCAACGAGGGCAGAGCGCTGGCCCTGAGCGTGCCGAGCGTGCTATCCGAGAGTGACCGCAATATCCTCCTCAACGCGGCGCACGCCGAGTATCCTAAGGTCCGGATCGTGGAGAAGCGTCCCTTTGTCTACGATCCACGGATGTGGAAGCTGACCGCTGCGCCCCAGGCGCACCCGTCCCCGCATCGTCGTCGCTGA
- a CDS encoding PadR family transcriptional regulator yields the protein MSKTLGQFELLLLLAVLRLGDRAYGVTIRRELAERTGRVVSAGAVYTALERLERRGLATSWLGEPTPERGGRAKRYYRILPAGEEAVARTQALLRGLAADLGPRFEVP from the coding sequence ATGAGCAAGACCCTCGGCCAATTCGAGCTGCTCCTGTTGCTCGCGGTCCTGCGTCTCGGCGATCGTGCCTATGGCGTCACGATCCGCCGCGAGCTCGCCGAGCGCACCGGTCGTGTCGTCTCCGCTGGCGCTGTCTACACGGCGCTCGAGCGCTTGGAACGGCGTGGCCTCGCGACGTCCTGGCTAGGGGAGCCAACGCCGGAGCGAGGTGGGCGCGCCAAACGCTACTACCGCATCCTCCCCGCCGGCGAGGAAGCGGTTGCCCGGACGCAAGCGCTGCTGAGGGGTCTGGCCGCGGACTTGGGACCGCGCTTTGAAGTGCCCTAG
- the bla gene encoding subclass B3 metallo-beta-lactamase, whose translation MLHSLFLMVLTMLLPAQQESWKAPFPAHKIAGNLHYVGTEDLACFLITTPEGHILINTGLADSAEMIRESVEKLGHKLEDIEILLIMQAHFDHVAALAEIQKLTRARLFATEADAPALEDGGRSDPFLPEEYRFTRVKVDRRLRDGDIVRLGGTELEVHLTPGHSKGSVSYSMSVVENGKTYSVAIANMGSVVMPLVDNEYYPRIVEDFAQSFRVQKTLAPDIWVAAHGSQCGMREKYEAGSFVDPEGYKQAIDRFENLYLEQLARERRQ comes from the coding sequence ATGCTTCATTCTCTTTTCTTGATGGTGCTCACGATGCTCCTGCCTGCGCAGCAGGAGAGTTGGAAAGCACCGTTCCCGGCGCACAAGATCGCAGGCAACCTGCACTATGTCGGCACGGAAGACTTGGCCTGTTTTCTCATCACCACGCCGGAGGGCCACATCCTGATCAACACCGGTCTTGCAGATTCGGCCGAGATGATCCGGGAAAGCGTCGAGAAGCTTGGTCACAAGCTAGAGGACATCGAGATCCTGCTCATCATGCAGGCGCACTTCGATCATGTTGCGGCTCTCGCGGAGATCCAGAAGCTCACACGTGCCCGTCTGTTTGCGACCGAGGCGGATGCTCCAGCGCTGGAAGACGGAGGGCGCAGCGACCCGTTCCTCCCGGAAGAGTACCGGTTCACGCGTGTCAAGGTGGATCGCAGGTTACGCGACGGCGACATCGTCCGCCTTGGCGGTACAGAACTCGAGGTACACCTGACGCCAGGCCATTCGAAGGGGAGCGTCAGCTACTCGATGAGCGTTGTCGAGAACGGCAAGACGTACAGCGTCGCCATCGCGAACATGGGCAGCGTCGTGATGCCGCTCGTGGATAACGAGTACTATCCACGGATCGTCGAGGATTTCGCGCAATCGTTCCGTGTGCAGAAGACGCTGGCGCCCGATATCTGGGTGGCTGCCCACGGGTCGCAGTGCGGCATGCGGGAAAAGTACGAAGCCGGATCGTTTGTCGACCCGGAGGGCTACAAGCAGGCCATCGATCGCTTCGAGAATCTTTATCTCGAACAGCTCGCGCGCGAGCGCCGACAATAG